From the genome of Planctomycetota bacterium:
GGGAAGACGATGTCGGCCGCAGTGGCTTTGGTTCCGGCGGCGGTTTTGAGTCGGCGTAGGGCGTCGGGCAGCTTGGCGCAGAATGCGGCGAAGTCGTCGCAGCAGTCGTCGGCGACGTCCTGCGTCGCGAGGGCGGCGACGGTCGGGTGGGTCGGGCCGGGCTCGAGCTGGACGAGGCGCAGCTCGTTGGAGCCGAGGTCGATCCCGACGCGACCGGCGGCCGGCTTGGCGGCTTGACGAAGACTGTTGAGGAGACCCTTCATGGCGTTCGCGCCGGTACAACCGGCAGCCATGACCTACGTTTCCGCGCACGCTGCGGCAAACAATTCCGCGGCGATCGCGTCTGTCAGCTCCACACCACGCGTCGTCAGCCGAATCGACGTCACGTCCGATTCGATGAGACCGGCCTCTGCCAGTCGCGGCAGGGCGTCGCCGAACCAGGAGTCGACGGCGTCGCCGGTGCGTGCGGCAAAGTCGTCGCTATCGATGCCGCGGGTCATGCGGAGATTCAGCCACGCCAATTCGGCAGCGCGATCGGCGGGGGAAAGACGCTCGGCCTCGATTACAGGAAGGATGTCACTGCCGACGCGTCGTTCCCAGCGGCCCAGGTGTGGCTCGTTGCGCCAGCGGACGCCCGACGCGTGGCTCGCCGCCGCCGGGCCCAGGCCGAGGTAGTCGTCGCCCGACCAGCACGAGACGTTGTGCCGGCACTCGAAGCCGGGCGTGGCGAAGTTGCTCGTCTCGTAGGGCGACAGACCTGCGTCCGATAGCCGGCGTCGGACGAGGCGAAAGAGGTCCAGCTCCTCGTCTTCAGGCGTCGCAACAACTCGGCCGAGACGCCTGCGGACGTAGAGCGGCGTGTTCGGCTCATACGTCAGCGCGTAGCACGAGACGTGGTCGACGCCCGTCGCGATTGCGGCGTCGAGGCTCACGGCAAGCGACTCTGCGGTCTGGCCGGGAATCGCGTGGATGAGATCGATGCTCTGTCGGGCGATTCCGGCGTCACGAGCGGCCTCGACAGCCGGGGCGACGCAGGCGGGCTCGTGGTCGCGTTCGAGGGCTTGGAGTTCGGCGGGGACGAACGACTGGGCGCCGAGACTGACACGCGTCACGCCGATGTCGCGGAGCGTTTCGAAGTAGCCGGGCGTGACGTGGTTCGGG
Proteins encoded in this window:
- the hemW gene encoding radical SAM family heme chaperone HemW; protein product: MATLPVTDAPRDVTLDVTRTTSDFRGLYVHVPFCVHKCHYCDFYSITRQSPERMARYVDLVLTEADLWSDADTEFRTIFFGGGTPSLLPADDMARLVRGLRDRLDLSRVDEFTVEVNPNHVTPGYFETLRDIGVTRVSLGAQSFVPAELQALERDHEPACVAPAVEAARDAGIARQSIDLIHAIPGQTAESLAVSLDAAIATGVDHVSCYALTYEPNTPLYVRRRLGRVVATPEDEELDLFRLVRRRLSDAGLSPYETSNFATPGFECRHNVSCWSGDDYLGLGPAAASHASGVRWRNEPHLGRWERRVGSDILPVIEAERLSPADRAAELAWLNLRMTRGIDSDDFAARTGDAVDSWFGDALPRLAEAGLIESDVTSIRLTTRGVELTDAIAAELFAAACAET